The DNA sequence CACCAGCGCCACGCCGACAACGCCGCCGGGGCCGGGCTGCGCCTCGGCGCCGTTGTGCGCGAACGTCGCGACGAGGACCGCGAGAATCAGGCCGAGTGCCGGATGGCGGCGTTTCCGCATGGTCGGTCGCCCTGTCGCTGATCGCTGCCCACTACAGTCCCAGACCCGATGGATGCCGGTGCCTGGCCGCCCATCGCAGCGCTGCCGGTTTAGTGGATTCATGACCCCCGTGCAATAGAGCCCGCCCGCCTCGGCGATGGCCGCGGGACATTCGGATTGACCCTCCGGTCGCCTATGATAGCGTGTCGCCGCCCGTTCCGCCCCACCCCCGCGGCGCCCGGATTTCTGCGCCGGCAGAGGAAGAGTCCCGCATGGCGACAGCCCCCGTGCTCGATCTCGATTCGCTGGTTGCGCCGATCTCCGACGAGGCGCCGACCGGCGAGGACCTGCGCGCCGACGCCTCGCCGACATCGATCTACTACCAGCTGAAGGACGCGCGCTCGTCCGCCCGCGCCGCCGAGCGGCAGAGCGCGGCGGAGGGCGAGAGCGGCAGCGTGCCCGACCAGTGGCGGGTGATCCTGGACAAGGCGCCGGCGGTGCTGGCCGAGCGCAGCAAGGACCTGGAGATCGCCGCCTGGCTGATCGAGGCCCTGGTCCGGTTCCACGGCTTCGCCGGGCTGCGCGACGGCTTCCGGCTGATCACCGCGCTGGTCGGGGCCCATTGGGCCGGCCTCTATCCGGTCGAGGACGAGGACGGGCTGGAAACCAAGATCGCGCCGCTGACCGGCCTGAACGGCGAGGGCGCCGACGGCACGCTGATCATGCCGATCCGCCAGATTCCGTTGACCGAGCCGGGCGATACCGGCCCGCTGGCCTATTGGCACTACCAGCAGGCCGATGCCGTCGGCCGCATCGCCGACGAGGACAAGCGCCAGGCCCGCATCGACGCCGGTGCGATCACGGTCGACCAGTTCAATGCGGCGGTGAACGCGACCTCGCCGGGATTCTATCAGCGGCTGTTCGAGGATGCCGCGGAAGCGACCGCCGCCTTCGCCGAAATGGAGGCGGTGCTGAACGAGCTCTGCGGCGCGGACGGACCGCCGACCGGGGCGATCCGCTCGTCTATGTCCGACGTGATCGACCTGGTGCGGTACGCCGCCCGCGACCGCATGCCGGTGGCGGCGGCGGAGCCGGAAGCGGCGGGCGATGCGGCCCAGGCGCCGGCGGCGGGCGGCGGCGGCGAGGCCGCCGCGGCCGCGCCGCGCGGCGGCAGCGACGTCATCGCCAACCGCGAGGATGCGTTCCGCCTGATCCTGAAGGCGGCGGAGTTCTTCCGGCGCAACGAGCCGCATTCGCCCATCGCCTATACGCTGGAGGACCTGGTCCGCCGCGGGCGCATGTCGCTGCACGAACTGTTGATCGAGCTGCTGCCAGACGGCGACGCCCGCCGCGGGTTCCTGACTGCCGCCGGAATCAAGCCGCGGGCCGACGGCGGCGAGGAGTGACACGGTCGCGGGCCGCGGCGGCCCGGAGTGCGCCTGCGCACAGGCCGATGCCGTGCGGGCTGGCAAAACCGTTGCAATGACGTTAGGATGGGCGCAGCCGCTCGGGCTCCGGCGGTGAAGTGTCGTTCAAAGTCCCTCAATGAACGGACTCTCGGATTCATGCCGCCAACGGTTTTTGGGCGCCGTCGCGCACCGCAGGTGCCGGGCCGGCCACGGAAATGCAATCCGGCGATGTATTTAGAGTCTGTTCAAAAAGGCCAAAATAGTCTTTGCCCGCTGGTCTGCCCCGTGTGGGCGGCGCCGGCAGCCTGCCCCGCCTCGTTTTGCCCGACGACCATCCACACAATGGAGGCATGCTAAGCCATGGCGAGTATCCACGATAAGCTGGAACGGGTGCGCAAGCCCCGTGTCCACATCCGCTACGATGTAGAGACCGAGGGCGCCCAGGTCGAAAAGGAGCTGCCCTTCGTGGTCGGCGTCATGGGCGATTTCTCGGGCGACCCGACCGAGCCGCTGAAGCCGTTGAAGGATCGCAAGTTCATCCAGATCGACCGCGACAACTTCAACGACGTCATGAAGCGCATGACCCCCGGGCTGCAGATGAAGGTCGAGAACACGCTGGCCGGCGACGGCAGCGAGATGGCGGTCGACCTGAAGTTCAACTCGATGGACGACTTCGACCCGGTCAATGTGGTCAACCAGATCGAGCCGCTGCGCAAGCTGCTGGAGACGCGCGACAAGCTGCGCGACCTGATGTCGAAGGTCGACCGCTCGGAAGAGCTGGAAGGTCTGCTTGAGCAGGTGCTGAAGAGCGGCGAGGACCTGAAGGCGCTGGGCGCCCAGCTCGGCGTCGACGAGGAAGGCAAGAAATCCGACGGAGAGGGTGCGTAATGGCTGAAACCCAAGCTGCCGAAGCCCAGGCCGCCGAAGCCGGGGAGGCCAGTCTCCTCGACCAGATGGTCGCGGCGACCAAGCAGACCGAGCCCGACCGGGCCCAGGACCTGCTGAAGACGCTGACCCAGGAAGCCCTGGCCGGCACGGTCACGTTCTCGAAGAACCTGACCCAGACCTTCAACGCCGCGATCGCGGCGATCGACGCCAAGCTGTCGGCCCAGCTCGCCGCGGTGATGCATCACGAGAAGTTCCAGAAGCTGGAAGGCACCTGGCGCGGGCTGCATCACCTGGTGATGAACTCCGAGACCAGCGCCACGCTGAAGATCCGCGTGCTGAACGTGTCGAAGCGCGACCTGTACAAGGACCTCAGCAAGGCGGTCGAGTTCGACCAGAGCCAGACCTTCAAGAAGCTGTACGAGACCGAGTTCGGCTCGCCCGGCGGCGAGCCCTACGGTGCGCTGATCGGCGACTACGAGTTCACCAACCATCCCGAGGACATCGAGCTGCTGACCGGGATGTCGAACATCGCCGCCGCCTCGTTCGCGCCGTTCATCTCGTCGGCCGGTCCGAAGATGTTCGGCTTCGAATCCTACGAGGAGCTCTCCAAGCCGCGCGATATGGAGAAGATCTTCGAATCGATCGAGTACGCCAAGTGGCGCAGCTTCCGCGACAGCGAGGATTCCCGCTTCGTGACGCTGACCATGCCGCGCGTGCTGGCGCGCGCGCCCTACGGTTCGGCGACCAAGCCGGTGGAGGAGTTCGGCTACGAGGAAGGCCGGCTCGACGCCAACGGCAATCCGGTGGCGATGGACCACACGGAGTTCTGCTGGATGAACGCGGCCTATGTGATGGGCGCGCGGCTGACCGACGCCTTCGCCCAGAACGGCTTCTGCACCGCCATCCGCGGCGCCGAAAACGGGGGCAAGGTGGAGAACCTGCCGAGCTATGTTTTCAAGAGCGACGACGGCGACAGCGACCAGAAGTGCCCGACCGAGATCGGCATCACCGACCGCCGCGAGGCGGAGCTGAGCAAGCTCGGCTTCCTGCCGCTGTGCCACTACAAGAACACCGACTATGCCGTGTTCTTCGGGGCGCAGACCAGCCAGAAGCCGAAGAAGTACGACCGGCCCGAGGCGACGGCGAACGCCGCCATTTCGGCCCGCCTGCCGTACATCATGGCGACCGCCCGCTTCGCCCACTACCTGAAGGTGATGGCGCGCGACAAGATCGGCTCGTTCATGGAGGCGGAGGATTGCGCCGCCTGGCTGAACCGCTGGATCAAGAACTACGTCAACGCCAACCCGGACGCGAGCGCCGAGATGCGGGCGAAATACCCGCTGCGCGAGGCGACGGTGCAGGTGAAGGAGGTGCCCGGCGCACCCGGCTCCTACCATGCCGTGGCCTATATGCGGCCGTGGCTGCAGATGGAGGAGCTGACCGCGTCGATGCGAATGGTCGCGCGCATTCCGCAGATGGGCGGCTGAGGCCCACGGCCGTGGCAGCCCGCGCGCACGGCGGCCGATGAATGCTGTAACCGGCCGCCGCGCGGACGCCGCCTTCGGCGCCTATGTGTTCCGCGCATTGGAGAGGGCCCTGGCCAACGGCCGGGGCCCTTTGCGCGAGCGGCTCGTTGGCGCGCTGGAGCTGGCGATCGCCCTGATCGACGAGCTGGTGCAGGACCAGCTCAACGCCGTGCTGCACAACCCCCGCTTCCAGCGCCTGGAGGCGACCTGGCGCGGGGTGCGCTACCTCGCCGGCCAGCTGTTGCCGAAGGACAACGTCAAGATCCGCGTGCTCAACATCCGCTGGCGCGACATCTGCCGCGACATCGAGCGGGCGATCGAGTTCGACCAGGCGGCGCTGTTCCAGCTGATCTACGACCAGGAGTTCGGCATCGCCGGCGGCGAGCCCTACGGCCTGCTGGTGGTCGACCACGAGGTGCAGCACAGCCCGAGCGCCGACCATCCGACCGACGACATCTCGGCCCTGAAAGGCCTGGCGCAGATCGCCGCGGCGGCGTTCGCGCCGTGCATCCTGGGCTGCGCGCCGGCGCTGCTGGAGGTCGACCGCTTCACCGGCATCGGCGCGACCACCGGTTTCACGGGCGTGTTCCGCAAGCCGGTCTACGCGCGCTGGCGCGCGATGCAGGAATCCGAGGACGCCCGCTTCGTCGGGCTGACCCTGCCGCACGTGCTGATGCGCCTGCCCTACACCGATGCCGGTCGCGCGCGCGACCGGTTCCGCTTTCGCGAGGACGTCAGCGACCCCACCGGCGACGCCTATCTGTGGGGCAGCGCCGGCTTCGCCTTCGCCGGCATCGTGATCCGCGCGTTCCAGCGCTATCGCTGGTTCGCCGACATCCGCGGCGCCCGGCGCGATTCGCTCAGCGGCGGCCTGGTCACCGACCTGCCGGTGCACTGCTTCGCCACCGACCGCGACGGCGTCGCCATCCGCATCTCGACCGATGTCGCGCTGACCGAGACCCAGGAGATCGGCCTTAGCGACGCCGGGATCATTCCGCTTATGAAATGCAAGGACACCGACTATTCGGCGTTCTACGGCAACCCGTCGCTGCAGCACTATCGCGAGTACAAGGACGCCGCCGCCAAGGTCAACGCCCGGCTGTCGTCGATGCTGCAGTACGTGCTGTGCGTTTCCCGCTTCGCCCACTACGTCAAGGTGATCGGCCGCGACAAGGTCGGCTCGTTCGCCACCCCGGAGGACTGCCAGGCTCATATCGAGCGCTGGCTGCGCAACTATATCGACGCCAGCCCCGACGCTTCGGACGAGCAGCGCGCCCGCTATCCGCTGCGCTCCGCCAGGGTGTCGGTGGTGGAGCGGCCGGGCCGGCCGGGCGACTATGTCGCCACCGTGCACCTGCAGCCGCACTTCCAGCTCGACCAGCTGATCTCGGCCTTCGAGCTGGTCACCGAGGTCAGCGCGCGGCGGGCGGCATGACCGGCGCCCGCGCGACAGGGCCGGAGGCGTGAAGCCCGATGGCCCGTGACACCGCCCAGCCGCGGCTGCTGCTGTCGGTGCTCGACCGGCTGCTGATCGAGACCGAAATGACCTCGATCCGCGACAGCGAGCGCTATACGGTCGACCATCTGCGCCAGGCGGTCGGCCGCGACCTCGAGCTGCTGCTGAACACCCGCCAGCGCTGCCTGCCGCTGCCCGATGGCATGAGCGAGCTGCCGCGCTCGGTGGTCAACTACGGCATTCCCGATTTCGCCGGCGCCAACCTGGCGCGCGAAGCGGAGAGCCGGCAATTGCGCCGCGACGTGGAGGAGGCGATCCGGCGCTTCGAGCC is a window from the Alphaproteobacteria bacterium genome containing:
- the tssA gene encoding type VI secretion system protein TssA; protein product: MATAPVLDLDSLVAPISDEAPTGEDLRADASPTSIYYQLKDARSSARAAERQSAAEGESGSVPDQWRVILDKAPAVLAERSKDLEIAAWLIEALVRFHGFAGLRDGFRLITALVGAHWAGLYPVEDEDGLETKIAPLTGLNGEGADGTLIMPIRQIPLTEPGDTGPLAYWHYQQADAVGRIADEDKRQARIDAGAITVDQFNAAVNATSPGFYQRLFEDAAEATAAFAEMEAVLNELCGADGPPTGAIRSSMSDVIDLVRYAARDRMPVAAAEPEAAGDAAQAPAAGGGGEAAAAAPRGGSDVIANREDAFRLILKAAEFFRRNEPHSPIAYTLEDLVRRGRMSLHELLIELLPDGDARRGFLTAAGIKPRADGGEE
- the tssB gene encoding type VI secretion system contractile sheath small subunit, which gives rise to MASIHDKLERVRKPRVHIRYDVETEGAQVEKELPFVVGVMGDFSGDPTEPLKPLKDRKFIQIDRDNFNDVMKRMTPGLQMKVENTLAGDGSEMAVDLKFNSMDDFDPVNVVNQIEPLRKLLETRDKLRDLMSKVDRSEELEGLLEQVLKSGEDLKALGAQLGVDEEGKKSDGEGA
- the tssC gene encoding type VI secretion system contractile sheath large subunit, which codes for MAETQAAEAQAAEAGEASLLDQMVAATKQTEPDRAQDLLKTLTQEALAGTVTFSKNLTQTFNAAIAAIDAKLSAQLAAVMHHEKFQKLEGTWRGLHHLVMNSETSATLKIRVLNVSKRDLYKDLSKAVEFDQSQTFKKLYETEFGSPGGEPYGALIGDYEFTNHPEDIELLTGMSNIAAASFAPFISSAGPKMFGFESYEELSKPRDMEKIFESIEYAKWRSFRDSEDSRFVTLTMPRVLARAPYGSATKPVEEFGYEEGRLDANGNPVAMDHTEFCWMNAAYVMGARLTDAFAQNGFCTAIRGAENGGKVENLPSYVFKSDDGDSDQKCPTEIGITDRREAELSKLGFLPLCHYKNTDYAVFFGAQTSQKPKKYDRPEATANAAISARLPYIMATARFAHYLKVMARDKIGSFMEAEDCAAWLNRWIKNYVNANPDASAEMRAKYPLREATVQVKEVPGAPGSYHAVAYMRPWLQMEELTASMRMVARIPQMGG
- the tssC gene encoding type VI secretion system contractile sheath large subunit; translated protein: MNAVTGRRADAAFGAYVFRALERALANGRGPLRERLVGALELAIALIDELVQDQLNAVLHNPRFQRLEATWRGVRYLAGQLLPKDNVKIRVLNIRWRDICRDIERAIEFDQAALFQLIYDQEFGIAGGEPYGLLVVDHEVQHSPSADHPTDDISALKGLAQIAAAAFAPCILGCAPALLEVDRFTGIGATTGFTGVFRKPVYARWRAMQESEDARFVGLTLPHVLMRLPYTDAGRARDRFRFREDVSDPTGDAYLWGSAGFAFAGIVIRAFQRYRWFADIRGARRDSLSGGLVTDLPVHCFATDRDGVAIRISTDVALTETQEIGLSDAGIIPLMKCKDTDYSAFYGNPSLQHYREYKDAAAKVNARLSSMLQYVLCVSRFAHYVKVIGRDKVGSFATPEDCQAHIERWLRNYIDASPDASDEQRARYPLRSARVSVVERPGRPGDYVATVHLQPHFQLDQLISAFELVTEVSARRAA
- the tssE gene encoding type VI secretion system baseplate subunit TssE, whose amino-acid sequence is MARDTAQPRLLLSVLDRLLIETEMTSIRDSERYTVDHLRQAVGRDLELLLNTRQRCLPLPDGMSELPRSVVNYGIPDFAGANLAREAESRQLRRDVEEAIRRFEPRLRDVKVELLEPGESLDRSLRLRIDATVEAEPFPEHVVYDSVLEPVTRTFAVTSVLDV